GGGAAGAAGCCCTTGGGCATCACCACGAACAACGCCACGCTGGTGGCCACGGTCAGCAGGAAGCTGGCCAGGGTCAGGCGCGGGTGCCGCAGCACCGTCTCCAGGCCGCGCCGGTACGCCGCCAGCAGCGCGTCGAAGCCGCGTTCGAACGCGCGCGCCAGGCGTCCCTGCGCCTGCTCGGCGTGCGGCTTGAGCAGGCGCGCGCACAGCATCGGGGTCAGGGTCAGCGACACCAGCAGCGACACCAGGATGGTCAGGCTCACCGTCACCGCGAACTCGCGGAACAGCCGGCCGACGATGCCGCCCATCAGCAGCAGCGGGATGAACACCGCCACCAGCGACACCGAGATCGAGACCAGGGTGAAGCCGATCTCGGCCGCACCCTGCAGCGCCGCCTGCAATGGCGCCATGCCGTCCTCGATGTGCCGGTAGATGTTCTCCAGCATCACGATGGCATCGTCCACCACGAAGCCGACCGCAATGGTCAGGCCCATCAGCGACAGGTTGTCCAGGCTGTAGCCGAGCACGTACATCAGCGCGGCGGTGCCGAGGATCGCCAGCGGCACGGTCAGGCTCGGGATCAACGTCACCACCGCGCTGCGCAGGAACACGAAGATCACCGCCACCACCAGCACGATGGACAGCAGCAGGGTGAACTCCACGTCCTTGACCGAGGCGCGGATGTTCTGCGTGCGGTCGGCGAGGATCTTGACGCTGACGCTGGGCGGGATCGAGGCCATCAGCTTGGGCAGCGCGGCCTTGACCTGTTCCACTGTGTCGATGACGTTGGCGCCGGGCTCCTTGGTGATGGCGATCATGATCGCGCGGCCATCGACGATGCCGCTGTCGGCCGGTGCGGCGGCGCCGGCGTAGCCCCAGGCGGCGATCTTGGCGTTCTCCGGCGCGTCCACCGCGGTGCCGACGTCGCGCACGCGGATCGGCGCGCCGTTGCGCCAGGCCAGCACCGCGTCGTTCCAGGCCTGGCTCTGCAGCAATTGGTCGTTGGTGGAGACGGTGAAGGCCTGGCGCGCGCCATCGATCGAACCGGTGGCCGCGTTCACCGTGGTGGTGGCGATCACCGAGCGGATGTCCTCCAGGCTCAGCCCCAGCGCCGCCAGCTTGGCCGGATCCACCTGCACGCGCACCGCCGGCTTCTGCGCGCCGAACAGGTTCACGAGGCCGACGCCGGAGATACGCGAGATCTGCTGCGCCAGCACGTTGTCGGCGTAGTCGTCGACCTTGGTCAGCGGCAGCACCTGCGATTGCACCGCCAGGATCAGCGCCGGCGATTCGGCCGGGTTGATCTTGCGGAAGCTCGGCGCGCTCGGCAGTGCGCTCGGCAATTGCCCGGACGCGGCGTTGATCGCGGTCTGTACGTCGAGCGCGGCGGCGTCGATGTTGCGGTCCAGGTCGAACTGCAGCGTCACCTGGGTCGAGCCGAGCGCGCTGGTCGAGGTCATCTGGCTCAGGCCCGGGATCAGCGACAACTGCCGCTCCAGCGGCTGCGCCACGTTCGAGGCCATCGTCTGTGGGCTGGCACCGGGCAGGTTGGCCGAGACCTGGAAGGTGGGGAAGTCGACCTGCGGCAGCGGAGCCACCGGCAGCAGCGGCCAGGCCACCAGGCCCAGCAACAGCAGCGCCATCGCCAGCAGCGAGGTGCCGATCGGGCGTTTGATGAAAGCGGCTGAGACGCTCACGCGTGCGCTCCCGCGGTGGCCGGCGTGGCGTGTCTGGCCGGCTTGGCGTCCACCACCTTCGCCCCGGGATGCAGCCGGTACTGCCCATCCACCACCACCCGCTGCCCGGCCTGCAGGCCCTGGCCGATCACCGTCTCGCCATCGGCCTCGTCCAGCACCTGCACCGACTGGTCGCGCACGCTGCCGTCGCTGCCGATCACGTACACGAACTCACCGTCCTGGCTGCGCTGCACGGCCGCGCTCGGCACCACCAGCGCACCGCTGCGCATGCCCAGGGTGATGCGCGCATCCACGCTCTGCCCGGGCCACAGCGTGTGTGCGGGATTGGCGAAGTGCGCCTTCATCGCGATGGTGCCGGTGCTGGTGTCGATCTGGTTGTTGAGCAGGGCCAGCGTGCCGTGCGCCAGCACCTGTCCGCTGCCGTGGTCGACCGCGTCCACGCCCACGCTGGCCGGTGCGGCCTGCAGTGCGCGGTTGATCTGCTGGAAGGCGCTTTCCGGCAGGGTGAACTGCACCGCGATCGGGTCGATCTGGTTCAGTACCACCAGGCCGCCGGCATCGCTGGCGTGGACGATGTTGCCCGGATCCACCAGGCGCGCGCCGGCGCGGCCGTCGATCGGCGCGCGGATGGTGGTGAAGTCCAGTTGCACCCGTGCGTTGTCGATCGCCGCCGCATCGCTCTGCAGGGTGGCGTGCAGTTGCGTCACCAGCGCCTTCTGCGTGTCCAGGGTCTGGCGGGTGGTGGCGTTGTCCTGCAGCAGTTGCTGGTAGCGCTGCAGGTCGGCCTGCGCATTGCCCAACTGCGCCTTGTCCTTGGCCAGTTGCGCGGTGGCCGCGGCCAGTTGCGCCTGGTAGGTGCGCGGATCCAGCCGCGCCAGCACCTGCCCGGCCTTGACGTCCTGGCCTTCGCTGAAGCCCACGGCGATCAGTTGCCCGTCGATGCGCGAGTGCACGGTCACCGAGGCGATCGGCAGCACTGTGCCGATCCCGGTCTGGCGGATCGGCACGTCCTTGCGCAGCACCGGCGCGCTGGTCACCGGCACGGGCGGCGTGGCCTTGGTCGGTGCGTGGCGCGGGCGCAACCACACCGCCAGCAGCAGCGCGACCAGCACTGCGGCGGCGACGAATGGCCAGCGCCGCCGCGGCATGGCATGGCGCGGTGGCGGATCGGCGGGGCGGGTGGGCGCGGCGGTGGACATGGGTTACTCCGGGAGGACAGGAGCCGGCGTGGCGCCCGGCGAGGCGCCGCGCACGGCGGGGAGATTGCCGCTGTCCCAGTCGCCACCCAGCGCGACCAGCAGCGCGACCTGGGCGCCGAACTGGCGCGCTTGCACTTGCAGCAACGTGCGTTGCGCTTCCAGCGCGTTGGCTTGGGCGGTGATCACGGCGCTGTACAGGGTGGTGCCGGCGCGGTACTGATCCATCAGCACGCGCTCGGCCTGCTGCGCGGCGTCGGCGGCGCTGCGCTGTTGCTGCTCCTCGCGCGCCAGTTCGCGCGTGGCCGCGAGCTGGTCCTCCACGCCCTGGAACGCGCTCAACACGGTTTGCCGATAGCTGGCTGCGGCCGCATCGAAGCTGGCTTGCGCTTGCGCGCGTTGCGCGTGGCGGGCGCCGCCGTCGAACAGCGTGCCGGCCAGCGCTGCGCCCACCGCCCAGACCCGGTTCGGCACGCTCAGCAGCGAGGCCAGCCCGGCGCTGTCGTAGCCGCCGCTGGCGCTCAGCGACAGGGTCGGGAACCACGCCGCCACGGCCATGCCGATGCCGGCATTGGCCGCGGCCATGCGCCGCTCGGCGCCGGCGATGTCCGGGCGCCGTTGCAGCAATACCGAGGGCAGCGCTTGCGGAGTCGGCGGCAGCGCCGGCAACGGTGCGTCGCTGGCTGCCAGCGAGAATTCGGCGGGGGTGTGGCCGAGCAGCACCGCCAGCGCGTGGTCCAGTTGCCGGCGCGACAGCGCCAGGTCGGTCGATGCGGCTTCGGTGCTGTGCAGGGTGGCCTCGGCCGCGGCCACATCGGCGGCGCTGGCGACGCCGGCGCGCACCCGCGCCTGGGTCAGCCGCAGCGCGTGGCGGTAGCCGGCCAGGGTGCGTTGGTACAGCGCCATGGTCTGGTCGTCGAAGCGCAACTGCAGGTAATCGGCGACCACCGCGGCCTGCAGCGACAGCCGCGCCTGCGCCAGGTCGGCGGCGCTGGCCTGGGCGTTGTC
This genomic stretch from Xanthomonas sacchari harbors:
- a CDS encoding efflux RND transporter periplasmic adaptor subunit codes for the protein MSTAAPTRPADPPPRHAMPRRRWPFVAAAVLVALLLAVWLRPRHAPTKATPPVPVTSAPVLRKDVPIRQTGIGTVLPIASVTVHSRIDGQLIAVGFSEGQDVKAGQVLARLDPRTYQAQLAAATAQLAKDKAQLGNAQADLQRYQQLLQDNATTRQTLDTQKALVTQLHATLQSDAAAIDNARVQLDFTTIRAPIDGRAGARLVDPGNIVHASDAGGLVVLNQIDPIAVQFTLPESAFQQINRALQAAPASVGVDAVDHGSGQVLAHGTLALLNNQIDTSTGTIAMKAHFANPAHTLWPGQSVDARITLGMRSGALVVPSAAVQRSQDGEFVYVIGSDGSVRDQSVQVLDEADGETVIGQGLQAGQRVVVDGQYRLHPGAKVVDAKPARHATPATAGAHA
- a CDS encoding efflux transporter outer membrane subunit, whose protein sequence is MTALPRPPVSRRLAPLVPLLSVLLLGGCMAGPDYVRPAPPAGTQQPFEEADGRWTPAAPAAADPEVAWWTRYGDPQLDALVEQADRANQTLRQAEARYRQAQALVGSARAAEAPTLGVQAATTRERTVSPKPGLRDADTLGLSASWEPDFWGKVRRSVEQAGDNAQASAADLAQARLSLQAAVVADYLQLRFDDQTMALYQRTLAGYRHALRLTQARVRAGVASAADVAAAEATLHSTEAASTDLALSRRQLDHALAVLLGHTPAEFSLAASDAPLPALPPTPQALPSVLLQRRPDIAGAERRMAAANAGIGMAVAAWFPTLSLSASGGYDSAGLASLLSVPNRVWAVGAALAGTLFDGGARHAQRAQAQASFDAAAASYRQTVLSAFQGVEDQLAATRELAREEQQQRSAADAAQQAERVLMDQYRAGTTLYSAVITAQANALEAQRTLLQVQARQFGAQVALLVALGGDWDSGNLPAVRGASPGATPAPVLPE
- a CDS encoding efflux RND transporter permease subunit, which gives rise to MSVSAAFIKRPIGTSLLAMALLLLGLVAWPLLPVAPLPQVDFPTFQVSANLPGASPQTMASNVAQPLERQLSLIPGLSQMTSTSALGSTQVTLQFDLDRNIDAAALDVQTAINAASGQLPSALPSAPSFRKINPAESPALILAVQSQVLPLTKVDDYADNVLAQQISRISGVGLVNLFGAQKPAVRVQVDPAKLAALGLSLEDIRSVIATTTVNAATGSIDGARQAFTVSTNDQLLQSQAWNDAVLAWRNGAPIRVRDVGTAVDAPENAKIAAWGYAGAAAPADSGIVDGRAIMIAITKEPGANVIDTVEQVKAALPKLMASIPPSVSVKILADRTQNIRASVKDVEFTLLLSIVLVVAVIFVFLRSAVVTLIPSLTVPLAILGTAALMYVLGYSLDNLSLMGLTIAVGFVVDDAIVMLENIYRHIEDGMAPLQAALQGAAEIGFTLVSISVSLVAVFIPLLLMGGIVGRLFREFAVTVSLTILVSLLVSLTLTPMLCARLLKPHAEQAQGRLARAFERGFDALLAAYRRGLETVLRHPRLTLASFLLTVATSVALFVVMPKGFFPQQDTGFISGTADSAQDSSSAAMRTRMLQLADIIRRDPDVLSFGMQTGASTFNSGTFSIALKPKDAGRTASADQVIARLRKRLAHVQGVTLFMQAGQDINVGGRLARTQYQYTLTDANLDELNTWAPKLLKAFRALPQLTDVASDQQNAAPIASLTIDRQRAASFGITPQQIDATINDAIGQRQVAQYFTQLNSYHVVLEVTPALQGDPSLFQRLYLTSPLTGKQVPLSTFATLDTSKTGYLSVSHQGQFPAVTISFNLAPGAALGDAVDAIQKTQAQLRVPATLSGSFQGTAQAFSASLRTQPYLILAALVAVYIVLGLLYESYIHPLTILSTLPSAGVGALLILMAGGYDLSVIAMIGIILLIGIVKKNGIMMVDFALHAERERGLSSRDAIFEACLMRFRPIMMTTLCALLGGLPLMLSHGAGSELRRPLGYAMVGGLLLSQLLTLFSTPIVYLYLDRLHGWYLQRRQARRARIAAPEALRP